The region GGGATACTCCTACGCGACCGTATGCGAGGCGGCCCTCAAGCTCATGGAGACGTCCTACCTTTCCGCCCAGGCGTTCTCAGGTGCGGACCTGCTGCACGGGCCGCTGGCCATGATCGACCCGCAGGTGCCGGTGCTGGCGGTCATGGCCAGCGGGGTCGGCGGCGACGCCATGGGGCAGGTCCTCGCCAAGCTGCGCGAGGTGGGCGCCGACCTGTTCGTGGTCGGCAGCCCGGACGCGGTGGCCAAGGCCACGGTCGGGGTCGAGCTGCCCGCAGGTGTGCCCGAGGAGCTCTCGCCCCTGCTCGAGATCCTGCCGTTCCAGCAGCTCGCGCGGGACCTCGCGATCGCCCGGGGTGGCGATCCGGACGCCCCCCGGGGTCTCGAGAAGGTCACTGAGACGCTCTGATGTCCCGCGCCCGGCCGCCCGGCCCTGCTCGCCTCGCTGAGCTATCTGGCCTCGCTGAGCTATCTGGAAGGTGTCCGAATGGACATTCCGGCGGGGCGCAGTAGGCTGCACGGGCGGGAACGGATCCCGAACCCGAAGGGGAACGCATCCCGAAGGGGAACGCATCCCGAGAATGGATCCCGAAGGGAGTGAGGGCGTTGGCTGGCAGCACGGTGAGCAAGGTGGTCCGCACGGCGTCGGCGGTCGCGGCCGTGATGCTGCTGGCCGCCGGCTGTGCCACCACCGACAGCGGCTCGGGCGGCGGCGGAGGCGGTGGCGAGGGCGCCGGCAAGATCGCCCTGCTGCTGCCGGAGTCGAAGACCACTCGCTACGAGCAGCAGGACCGCCCGAACTTCGAGCGCAAGGTGAAGGAGCTCTGCTCAGGCTGCAGCGTGATCTACAACAACGCCAACCAGGATTCGGCCAAGCAGCAGCAGCAGGCCGAGGCGGCCATCACCAACGGCGCCAAGGTGATCGTGATCTCCGCCGTGGACGTGAAGTCCGCAGCCGGCATCGTGCAGCGCGCCAAGCAGTCCAAGGTTGCCGTGATCAGCTACGGCCGCCTGGTCAGCGACGCCGACCTCGACTACTACGTGTCGATCGACCCCTACAAGGTCGGCCAGCAGCAGGGCCAGTCCCTACTGGACGCGCTGAAGCAGGCCGGCAAGGCCAAACCGACGGTGGTGATGATCAACGGCGCCCCGACCGACAGCAACGCCGGGCCGTACAAGAAGGGCGCGCACAGCGTGCTCGACCCCGCCGGCGTCAAGGTCGCCAAGGAGTACGACACCCCCGACTGGAGCCCGGACAAGGCCCAGCGGCAGATGGAGCAGGCCATCACCAGCCTCGGCCCCGACGGGTTCGACGGCGTCTACGTGGCCAACGACGGCATGGCCGGCGGCGTGATCGCGGCGATGAAGGGCGCCCAGATCGACCCGGCCAAGCGGCCGGTCACCGGCCAGGACGCGGAGGTCGCGGCCATCCAGCGGATCCTCGTCAACCAGCAGCTCATGACCGTCTACCAGCCGATCAAGAAGATCGCGGAGACCTCCGCGGAGCTGGCGGTCGCGCTCGCCACGGGCAAGACGCCCCCAGACATCGCCAAGAGCAAGGTCAACAACGGCAGCGAGGAGGTGCCTTCGGCGCTGCTGGACACCGTCGTGGTGACCAAGGACAACATCAAGGACACAGTCGTCGCCGACGGCTTTCTCACCGCCGAGCAGATCTGCACCGGTGCCTACGCGCAGGCCTGCCTGGCCGCCAAGATCACCAGCTGACTCATCCGGCCGAGCGCTGCGCCCGGGCCGCGGAGGTGGTGCGCTGGATCGGGGTGGTGAGGCCCGGGTGGGGCTTGCGGGGGATGGCCACCCGCGAGGCCAGCGGCGGCGCCGCCTTCACGGCCCACGGCACGGCGTCGGGCAGCAGCACGTGGAACGCGGCCCCACCGCCGGGCCGCTCCCCCACCCAGGCCCGGCCGCCGTGGAGCTGGGCGAAGCGCGCGACGAGCGACAGCCCGATGCCGACCCCGGGGGCGACCCCGGGGTCGCCCCGCCGGAACGGCTCGAAGATGGTGCCGGCCAGCTCGGGCGGCACGCCCGGGCCGCAGTCCTCGACGACCAGCTCGAGGTCGGGACCGACGGCGGCGGCCCGGATCCACACCGGCGTGCCCGCCGGCGTGTGCCGCACCGTGTTGATGAGCAGGTTCTCGATGATGCGCTCGACCTTGGGCCCGTCGACGTCGGCGGTCAGCTCGCCGATCCCCACCGAGACGGGCCAGCCCTCAAGCAGGTCCACCTCCCGGACGACCCGCCGCACCAGCTCGCCGATGTCGATCCGGGAGCGGTTGGGCTCGAGCACGCCCTGCTCGAGCCGGTTCAGGTCGAGCAGGTCGGTCAGGAGCCGGTCGAGCTTGTGGGCCTTGTCCACCAGCATCCCGAGCAGCTCCATGCCCTTGTCGCGGGGCAGCTCCATCCTGGTCCGCTCGAGGGTGAGGGCCACCCCGAGGATCGCGGTCAGCGGGTTGCGCAGGTCGTGGGAGACCGCACGCAGGAATGTGTCCTTCATCTGGTCGGCGGCGCGCAGGCCTTCGGCGGCCGTCTGCCCGCGGGCCAGTGCCAGCCCGAGCTCCGCCTCCCGCTCCGACAGCTCCACCACCGTCCGTTCCATCCGCTGGTTCAGCTGCCGGTTCTCCACGAACATCGCGAGCTGGCGCAGGACCACCAGGGCGATGACGGTCACGCTGTCCCAGAACAGGAACGCGTCGATGGCGCCGTTGCGGGCCTGCGCGGCGCAGATGGTCACGATGGCGGCGGCCACCGCGGCGTAGGGCAGGCAGATGCGGGCCAGCGAGCCGCGCTCGTCGATGTCGGGGCTGATCCTGGCCTCGGCGGGCCGCAGCGCGCTCAGCATGAGCAGCAGGTACCCGACCACCCAGCCGGTGTCGAGCACGTTGCCGTTGCCGTACAGGTCGCGCTGGGTCAGGTACAGGAACGTCGAGTCGGCCACGGCCAAGGCCAGCACCGCCATGGCGATCAAGGTCAGCGGGACCACGCCGCGGCCGCGCGAGCGGGCCAGCACGGCCAGCGCGATCGCGCCGGTGACGATGTCGCCCAACGGGTAGGCCAGGCCGACCGCACGCTCGGCGACCGTCAGGTCCGTCGCGGAGTACACCATGTCGCCGATGGTCCCCCAGCTCACCGCCAGCAGGCAGGCGGCGATGAGCAGCCCGTCGAGCAGGGTTCGCAGGCGGGCGGCGGCCAGCACGGGCGCGGTCGGGAAGGCGAGCACGCCGGCCGCGGCCAGCGGCATGGCGCTGAGGTAGGCGACGTCGGCCCAGGACGGGAACGGCACCTCGATCCCGAGCCCGAACTGGTACCAGGTCCACAGCACACCCCCGATGCCCCAGGCGAAGGCCGACAGTCCCAGCAGCCACCAGGCCCGGCGCATCGACATCGTCCAGGCTCGGCCGAGCCCCGACGGCCCCCGCCGGGCGGCGGCGAA is a window of Actinomycetes bacterium DNA encoding:
- a CDS encoding ATP-binding protein encodes the protein MTARVGGRDVARDQRRFRLAVLASAAAATAFAVWVGREVGGPQVSSAVDDVGSVLAAWAAALACFAAARRGPSGLGRAWTMSMRRAWWLLGLSAFAWGIGGVLWTWYQFGLGIEVPFPSWADVAYLSAMPLAAAGVLAFPTAPVLAAARLRTLLDGLLIAACLLAVSWGTIGDMVYSATDLTVAERAVGLAYPLGDIVTGAIALAVLARSRGRGVVPLTLIAMAVLALAVADSTFLYLTQRDLYGNGNVLDTGWVVGYLLLMLSALRPAEARISPDIDERGSLARICLPYAAVAAAIVTICAAQARNGAIDAFLFWDSVTVIALVVLRQLAMFVENRQLNQRMERTVVELSEREAELGLALARGQTAAEGLRAADQMKDTFLRAVSHDLRNPLTAILGVALTLERTRMELPRDKGMELLGMLVDKAHKLDRLLTDLLDLNRLEQGVLEPNRSRIDIGELVRRVVREVDLLEGWPVSVGIGELTADVDGPKVERIIENLLINTVRHTPAGTPVWIRAAAVGPDLELVVEDCGPGVPPELAGTIFEPFRRGDPGVAPGVGIGLSLVARFAQLHGGRAWVGERPGGGAAFHVLLPDAVPWAVKAAPPLASRVAIPRKPHPGLTTPIQRTTSAARAQRSAG
- a CDS encoding sugar ABC transporter substrate-binding protein; the encoded protein is MLLAAGCATTDSGSGGGGGGGEGAGKIALLLPESKTTRYEQQDRPNFERKVKELCSGCSVIYNNANQDSAKQQQQAEAAITNGAKVIVISAVDVKSAAGIVQRAKQSKVAVISYGRLVSDADLDYYVSIDPYKVGQQQGQSLLDALKQAGKAKPTVVMINGAPTDSNAGPYKKGAHSVLDPAGVKVAKEYDTPDWSPDKAQRQMEQAITSLGPDGFDGVYVANDGMAGGVIAAMKGAQIDPAKRPVTGQDAEVAAIQRILVNQQLMTVYQPIKKIAETSAELAVALATGKTPPDIAKSKVNNGSEEVPSALLDTVVVTKDNIKDTVVADGFLTAEQICTGAYAQACLAAKITS